DNA sequence from the Antennarius striatus isolate MH-2024 chromosome 3, ASM4005453v1, whole genome shotgun sequence genome:
TTGACCAAAATCAAAGTCAAGGCCCCCCTCGTGGAGGCTGCCCTCGTTTGCGTTGTCGAAGCTGTTTTTCCCATGGATTTGTTTGAGGTGCTTGCGGAGAACTGGTTTATGAGCAAAAACCATGTCACAGTAGTTGCAGCGGTGTGGCTTGTCTCCGCTGTGCAAGTTCAGGTGATCCAGCAAAGAACATTTTTGGGTGAAGGTCTTTCCGCAGATTTTACACTGGAAGGGCTTGATGCCGGCATGGACGCGCATGTGTCGGTGCAGGTTGCCTTTCTGCGTGAACGTCTTGCCGCACAGGAGACACATGAACAGCTTGTGCATCTTCAGATGGTTGGCGTAGTTCTCCAGCTGGCGGAAGACCCGGGCGCATTTTGGACACTGGTGATACCACTGGAGGGGTTTGTCGTACGTCCTCTGGTGCACGCTATGTTTCTCTGCAGGAGGGGGGCTGAGTGTGTATCCAGACAGGCCGGGCGGCCCTGCCATGTCACTTCCACGACTGTCCACAGTGGAATTGATGAGGGAGTGTTGGGGCTCAGGAGAGTGGAGGGCAGCGGGGGGGCTGGTGGGGAAGTGACCATTAATGGAGTTTTCTGTTACCTCAGAAACAGATTCCACTTTTACTATAGTAATGTCGCTTTCCGCTATATTATTCCTCGGACGCCTGGCTAAGATCTGGGGAGGGGACTGCGGCtgtatgatgacatcatcatcatcatcatcatcgccatcgtTATCGTCCTCGATGTGCTCCACCTCCTCGTCTTCCTGATGGACTGTCTGAACTTCAGAGTGCTCTTGCTCTCTCCGAGGTTGGGAGGATAAACCTTCCTCCCTATTGTCTTCCCTCATACCCAGATCCACCTCCAGCTGGCGTGCAGGCTGTGGTTTGATGAACTTGCTTAAAGCTTGAGTGCACTGCTCCACAATATGGCCCATTTGGAGGAAGCTGGCCACTGTCAAGTAATGTACGAGCTCCAGTTCAGGAAACTCCAGCTGACCCGTGTAACAGGACAACAGCAGCTGACGGCCCACCTCCGCCTCCTGTATCATGGAGATCTGAACCTCCCTGGAGTCCTGCTGGAGGATGAACTGGTCCCTCAAGAAAGACGATCCAGCAGCAAACACTACTTTGTGACCGGGGACCTCCAGTTGGTTGATGCGTACAGTGACATCACAAAAGCGTCTCTGGTGACGCAGGAGGTTCATTTTCTGCAACATGGAGTCCCCAAATGTAGTGAAGCGAAACTGCAGAATCACCTGGTTCTTGGCCATAATGAACTGACAGTCAGCAACTACGTACCTGCAGAAGTCAAATATAGACAAAGTATCTTTACTTGCGTTTACAGTGAAACTTTACTAGCCACACGATATATTGTGTGAATAATATATGCTCTTTTGAGGTTATGAATCTCACATGATATGCAACACATCTCAAAAAATTGGGAGAGGGGTAACTGAGATTGAAAAAGGTAATTGGTAACAAGTGATCAGTGTGCTGTCCAGAGTGCATCTAATACAACAATGGAGACTGTGGACTATTGAACAGTAAGAATGGGACATAATTCCATTTTAaaacttcaacagtttgtgttcTCTCTGCCCAAACGCTTTCAAGTTTTTAATGGAGAAGTTGGTGAAGCGCAATggtaaaaatagatttatatgtactgttttaatattaaaagttttaatattttgagaGCTAAATGTTTTATCGTTCAAATCACTGTcctaaattaaagattaaatacactttattaatccccagaggggaaattcccTTTACACTCTTCAGTACaatacatgcatatattataatattttaccTAATGTCACATAGGAATACTGTAGGTGTGCTGCCTCTCTATTTGAATATTCttggtgggttatttattattctttctatttggtgttggcactactttctgtgtgccttttctgtgtttttgtgtgctgactgtgctgtgtgtagaacctccttaagggatcaataaagttctactctccTCTCTCTACTCTAAATTGAATGACTGACATAAACTTTAAACAGAAGTGAGTCACGGAGACTTTAACCAGCCCGGACCTCTAAACGattaaagctttatttaaatCTGTCCGCTGCTCTCAGCGTCACATCGTCCCAGTTTGGAGCGCACTGATTGGCAAACACGTGACGTCACAACAGCGGTGGTTCGTCTTACAGTATGTCGAACAACAAACATTCATTCACCGTGTTGCTCCGCCTGATAACACCGTTAGTCGCTGACTGAATGACCGCATCGCTGTTAGCTTAGCGCTACTGTTAAACGCTCTATGTTAATGGGTGAAGACTAGCAGATAGCATGTGTTTGGCTCTTTGGGACTCAGTATAAAAACAATGAACCCCATAGCGTTGTAAAACCACTTTCCATGCCGAACGTGAGCCGGAGCTGGACGAGCACCAGCCGCCCCCACGCTGTGGCCTAGCTGCTCCTCCTGCTATCCGCTAACAACACTGGCTGTCCCGTTATCCTACAGCATGGCGGCTAGCCGGCTGACCGCACCGGGGCGTTTCCGGTTGGTATCGTGACAAACACCGTGATGTGATGACTCTACCTGGGAACCTCTTGTGTTTAGATCCGTTACAGCCGCTTTCAGGTGTGCATCGGTGGGATACTGGCCTGTGTTTCTCTGAGGGTCTCCTTCctagtcttcttcttctgtggtattTAACAGTAGCTCTGATCAAATGAGTTGTATCACTGCCATCCTCTGGAGCAGCCAGCCCATGTTGTCCCGTCTGCTGCTGTACAGGTACAGTATTTATAAGCTGTTattaatactgtacatgtacagtattaataacagacacagaggaggaacccttgagcaaggcaccaaaccccacaagctgctcctaGGGCACTACTGCACTGCTGCCATCTCTCTCCATTAACTACATGCTTATACAGTAtaccttttgtgtgtgtgtgtgtgtgtgtgtgtgtgtgtgtgtgtgtgtgtgtgtgtgtgtgtgtgtgtgtgtgtgtgtgtgtgtgtgtgtgtgtgtttgcacatgtgcTTGTCTGCATGGGTGTGCAAGTTCCGGCCTATATAtgtgtgaaaaatgtgaaagtaaaaaaaaagaatttccccaccGAGATCAGTAAAGTAACTTACTTTCTTTGTCTGCTTTTGAAAGAAGATTGCTTCGAGTTCTCATTCACATTTATCCAATATTCACTCAatacaaattattattaaaatttttttattattagatacacatatttacaaaatgtaCAAGTAAAAACGTAGATTTTTGtcatgatgacaaataaaattacagAATATCAGTAATGAGGAATGTCATGTCTTCTTGAAAAACctgaaaaagaacacaaatggACAACATCAAATCACAATATACTAATGTATTAAATTTGCAGGATGTCATTTTTGAAATTCTATAAGCACTTCAATGAAAACTAGACTCCAGACTCTTCCagcataaaatatattttgcatgAAGGATCATAGTGATTaagtgattaagtgctatataaataaaggttgattggaTTGATTgatgaattgattgattgattgattgattgattgattgattgattgatagtgtGTCTTTTGTACCAGATGAAACTGTATCCAACCAAAATGACCAACGCAACCACTCCTATTGATACAATGGTGAACAGAGATGAAACCTTCACAACATAGGATGtacctggacagacagacagacagtaactCATGAAATTTCCTCAAATAAATCACCATATAATAGTAAGAGAAATACAGTACAGCTTTTTGTCTACAGTTAATTACCTCTTACTTTGGCCCACAGAACACAGGAACTTTTTAAAGCCTAGACGAGAAAATGTTCAAGTGATTTGACTGTGATGCTCTTGAGTcagtacatttaaaatacacTGTACTAGCTACACCCACCGTTTTCCACTGACTGACAGCTCGCAGAATGATATAATAGTCCCTGCCATTCTCCAGTGGGGCATTCAGGAAGCCTCCATAATACATTCCATCCCCAATAGTAAAATTCATCTCTGTCTTGATATGTTTGACATCAATCTGGGCAGTGATGTACTCTAGTGAGGACTTGGTTCTGCTTGGTGGGTCTGAACTGGCAGGAGACGAGCAGTCGAACATCACAATCCCTTCCACAGGAAGCACAAATACCTGGTACAAACTGCCAAAAGAACAACAAAGTAATTTATTATCACAAGGCAAGATTGTCACTGAAATAATGACCACATTaatgtgaattttaaaaaaatattttttcgaCAGACTGTGATGTCATATGTGTAAAATATCACAGTGGATGTGGTTTATAAGTTTAACAGTGTAATTTATCATTGGCCTTTTGTTGATATGTAAATTAAAAGGCAACAATTTCcaagaaatgaacattcagtaTCAAATCATTAACTTCTCAACATGGAAGATTTGTAACACATTAAGACAACATAAAACTTGCATGTCATTCAACCCATATTGAGCTAAGGCAggatttttgtggtttttactTTTGCATATGCTGTTTACAATGTATCAGCcaagagggtttttttaaaaaaattgtcattatTTCAGTTTGACTTATACAATGATTCCTCGTTATTCGCTGTTAatatgttccaggaaccacccgcaaagacaaaattctgcaatatagcgacaaagtattttattatttactctaAGTTAAACGTTCATTAACCctcccaatactgatattaaaccaccttctatctgtattatctttcactacatccataaacctcctctttggtcttcctctaggcctcctgcctggcagctcaaaactcagcatccttctaccaatatattcactatctctcctctggacatgtccaaaccatctcagtctggcctctctgactttatctccaaaacctctaacatgtgctgtccctctgatgtactcatcctgatcctatccatcctggtcactcccaaagagaacctcagcatcttcatcttcttcatcttctctgctacctccagctctgtctcctgtattttcctcagtgacactgtctgtagaccaaacaacatcgctggtcatTTTGAAGATGCTCTGACCTAGTCATCCTGCCACCACAATTTTGTTCTTGACAAAGAAGCTCAGATTCTTATGGTCAACCATTTTTTGTTAACTTCTACAATATCTTTGGGAACAAAGTCTTCATTTGTTGATTAACATACCGTCCACTGACAGGTACCATTGTGATGAGATAATCCACATTTTGTTCTTCACCAGTCAGTGGTTATAATTACAAAACTGATTAGTGAGAGTCAAACTCTCTGACTTGAGTCTTGCCATCTTGACTGATACCTGATTGGGTCCAGTGTGTTGGGTGATCTGCGTAGCTTCAGTGTTGGTAAAGGAGTCTCATACTCTCTGTAGTAGACAGCTGGTGCTGGAGGAACTGTAagtatatatgtattatatttaaTGTGCAGACCTCCAAATAAAGACAGCAATAAATTAAACGTTGTAGTGTCCTAAATATATCCAGAAATGCTTTTCTGTGATGTAGTAATTTTTTATAGATGGTACCAGGTAAAGTGGTGTTAGCGGTGACGGTGGCTGTGAATTGCGCTGACATTGCAGTGACTGAGATACTGTAGTTTGTGACCGGCAACAAGTTCAGACAGAGTTCCAGAAGATCAGCCTTGGAGCTCAGAAACCTCTTCCTTTTATCGTGAAAGGACCTCTGGTAGTCTCTGGATCCTGTGTATGTCACCTGGAATGATTACAGTGAATGTGGTCACACTCTACAGATGGAATTGATGATTGCACAAAGAATGCAAAACTGTCTGCACAAATTCATAGATAAGCAGCAGCTACATCAGAAGAGGGATGATGATCTCTCCTGTTACCTTGTAaacttctgtatcctcttcatTCTTCTCTGCTTTCCATTGGAGACATTTGTCGTTGAAGACAAACAGGCGGCTAATAGGTGGCTTTGTTTCTGTTAGGGTATTGGTAATAGAAATGAGATGAAAGATTGTCATTGCTGCTTTTTATAAACACACAGTTTTGCAATGCAAAAGAAGCAGaccattttaatttgtcagaccTGATGAACATAATAACATAAAATTGTTTCTCACCTATGCATTTCAGTGTAGCTTTCCTCCATAGTCCAGAGCTGCCACATACAGAGATGTTGCTACCCCTCCAGTTGCGATATCCGTCCACACATCGGTGGATCACAACACTCGTGTTAGACCACACCACCTCTGAGTTGGCAGGAAAGGGGAATGGGCCACAATTAGCtggaaaacaatgacaaatgtCAGATGCAacgtttgttttttctgaaacaTATTCACCAACTTATTAATCTCATGACCTGGTAAGAGCATTAGAAGAGAACTAAAGCAGTACCGGTCAAGCAAGACTCAGCTGAAAACAGAGACTCCGAGTGTTCATCACACACTATCAGAATAATGAAAGCATGACCAATGTCATGTAAATTACAAGTTAGGAATCATGAATTATGATGCATATCCATGTAAGGAGATCATAACTATACCTTTGCACTTTACAGATACCTCCCCCCACTGTCCTGATAGTAAACATGTTGACATGTTATTTTCACTCTCCTGGTAAAATCCAGCCACACACTCATACAGCACCACACTGCCCAGTCTACTGGTGCCGTCCCACAGGAGGTTAGTATGCGGGAGGTTTAACGGGGGACCACAGCTTATTTCTGCACAAAGACATGAGTTAGCACAGACAGGTAGTtagtttattgttattattctgGTTATTAAAAAGTCTCATTTAAGAATTatatggaaacacaaacagaatacTGTATGTGGCATATACCTGTAGTAAGGAAACGTAAAGACAATAACCAACAAAGTAATTTCATTATCTAGACTATATGAAATCTGTTTGATTAAATGGATGTCTCAAACTATACGAAATTTCACATTAAATTTCTAGGGAAATATAATGTCCCGCGAAACCGCCGAATTAAAAATTTCACCTTGAcgtactttcataggtcaagaTAAGTCAAAGAATAGGTACATT
Encoded proteins:
- the zbtb26 gene encoding zinc finger and BTB domain-containing protein 26, with protein sequence MAKNQVILQFRFTTFGDSMLQKMNLLRHQRRFCDVTVRINQLEVPGHKVVFAAGSSFLRDQFILQQDSREVQISMIQEAEVGRQLLLSCYTGQLEFPELELVHYLTVASFLQMGHIVEQCTQALSKFIKPQPARQLEVDLGMREDNREEGLSSQPRREQEHSEVQTVHQEDEEVEHIEDDNDGDDDDDDDVIIQPQSPPQILARRPRNNIAESDITIVKVESVSEVTENSINGHFPTSPPAALHSPEPQHSLINSTVDSRGSDMAGPPGLSGYTLSPPPAEKHSVHQRTYDKPLQWYHQCPKCARVFRQLENYANHLKMHKLFMCLLCGKTFTQKGNLHRHMRVHAGIKPFQCKICGKTFTQKCSLLDHLNLHSGDKPHRCNYCDMVFAHKPVLRKHLKQIHGKNSFDNANEGSLHEGGLDFDFGQI
- the susd1 gene encoding sushi domain-containing protein 1 isoform X6, which produces MRDEKSRTTIRVLILCVFADVQGEVLTLDVCATCHANATCDDKLDGSGKVCNCKYGFVGNGRILCQDKDECQIESSNICGQHTVCHNTYGSYYCTCLSGYKPSNNLAVFIPNDGTHCQDINECRVADVCGDGGQCRNLNGSFDCRCQLGYRVHNGAVPFNPYRDHAFCKEVDCGRPASREDRMLLSVTGTTYGSVAMFSCSESFVLRNGDNISVCGADGWWTEPTMVCEEILCEEPPKLPHTVQVWNGSSSPGSTVTYICKIGFYHSEGTNTSLCTASGQWTKLTITCKEVDCGVPPLIPHSVMLWDNVSTVGSQVVYQCNTGYQSAGEGNISLCTTTGKWDAASLVCQEISCGPPLNLPHTNLLWDGTSRLGSVVLYECVAGFYQESENNMSTCLLSGQWGEVSVKCKANCGPFPFPANSEVVWSNTSVVIHRCVDGYRNWRGSNISVCGSSGLWRKATLKCIETKPPISRLFVFNDKCLQWKAEKNEEDTEVYKVTYTGSRDYQRSFHDKRKRFLSSKADLLELCLNLLPVTNYSISVTAMSAQFTATVTANTTLPVPPAPAVYYREYETPLPTLKLRRSPNTLDPISLYQVFVLPVEGIVMFDCSSPASSDPPSRTKSSLEYITAQIDVKHIKTEMNFTIGDGMYYGGFLNAPLENGRDYYIILRAVSQWKTALKSSCVLWAKVRGTSYVVKVSSLFTIVSIGVVALVILVGYSFIWYKRHTINQSINQSINQSINSSINPINLYLYST
- the susd1 gene encoding sushi domain-containing protein 1 isoform X5; translated protein: MEPIVKTSLTLTADINECRVADVCGDGGQCRNLNGSFDCRCQLGYRVHNGAVPFNPYRDHAFCKEVDCGRPASREDRMLLSVTGTTYGSVAMFSCSESFVLRNGDNISVCGADGWWTEPTMVCEEVDCGSPPAIPHSQMLWNKSSRMGAEVFYHCNSGYRNIGKGNVSVCNSAGQWQRPSVSCREILCGSPPIVESTEQVWNRQSTPGSTVLYSCKKGFYDKGGLDLSICTENGHWTPPTLSCQEILCEEPPKLPHTVQVWNGSSSPGSTVTYICKIGFYHSEGTNTSLCTASGQWTKLTITCKEVDCGVPPLIPHSVMLWDNVSTVGSQVVYQCNTGYQSAGEGNISLCTTTGKWDAASLVCQEISCGPPLNLPHTNLLWDGTSRLGSVVLYECVAGFYQESENNMSTCLLSGQWGEVSVKCKANCGPFPFPANSEVVWSNTSVVIHRCVDGYRNWRGSNISVCGSSGLWRKATLKCIETKPPISRLFVFNDKCLQWKAEKNEEDTEVYKVTYTGSRDYQRSFHDKRKRFLSSKADLLELCLNLLPVTNYSISVTAMSAQFTATVTANTTLPVPPAPAVYYREYETPLPTLKLRRSPNTLDPISLYQVFVLPVEGIVMFDCSSPASSDPPSRTKSSLEYITAQIDVKHIKTEMNFTIGDGMYYGGFLNAPLENGRDYYIILRAVSQWKTALKSSCVLWAKVRGTSYVVKVSSLFTIVSIGVVALVILVGYSFIWYKRHTINQSINQSINQSINSSINPINLYLYST